The Benincasa hispida cultivar B227 chromosome 9, ASM972705v1, whole genome shotgun sequence genome has a segment encoding these proteins:
- the LOC120086630 gene encoding probable ADP-ribosylation factor GTPase-activating protein AGD14 isoform X1, which translates to MASRIKEEEKIERTIRNLLKLPGNRRCINCNSLGPQYVCTTFLTFVCTNCSGVHREFTHRVKSVSMAKFTAEEVAALQTAGNERAREIYLKTWDPQRHSYPENSNLHRLRDFIKHVYVDRKYSGEKSGDELPRLRLTDKDSSQERRKVTPYYGGLQNLQIEMPRSSSKREHRSPIFYYDERSSPRYSKENSRYGGYRRSLTRIEVVDDRIKDDRPGIRRLPNGDSKAVIQFSRSQENLEKSSFAVEFNNKVTIGKNEPTRRVEEDVRTNKGIDAGGSDQNVVRVNPVETKRDNVGSLIDLGISSEPSDAAAASQTQQMPSSNNDKWNAFEPSSTKSTSTAPNANTLEALLLELSVPSTGADNNPNDGPGNAHTPATVSGSTLTPDFTMGQTALPISVEASVAGSNESVVLQSSNASPPQLTSNNGGDIALKVLNGLQLPSTQQKQTFDYPSADTGLNSQLMTPAAVPNFEWTSSSESNAQGYSSVSTDKIVAPDSKPAQGTTNGVGSQPPSSEKSSSCGRKELPLDLFTVNYPQVRTSHPGWQTGTQHVMGQNLQYYPTPVAARPTNPFDLDDEKSRFYSHSAPTSMPALSGSTQRYGYQHEAQYSGTYLGQQVYGSIPSLRPQGVGGTSFPSAFGSFNNTPQQPSSRYPAPNTNPIAPSFRNNPFG; encoded by the exons ATGGCAAGTCGCATCAAGGAAGAGGAGAAAATTGAAAGGACCATACGTAATCTTTTGAAACTTCCAGGGAACCGAAGATGTATTAACTGCAATAGTCTG GGACCGCAATACGTCTGTACAACATTCTTGACATTTGTATGTACAAACTGTAGTGGAGTACA TCGTGAGTTCACTCACCGAGTAAAGTCAGTGTCAATGGCAAAATTCACGGCAGAAGAGGTGGCTGCTCTTCAAACTGCGGGAAATGAG AGAGCACGGGAGATATATCTGAAAACATGGGATCCTCAGCGACATTCTTATCCAGAAAACAG CAATCTCCATCGGCTTCGGGATTTCATCAAGCATGTTTATGTTGATCGGAAATACTCTGGTGAGAAAAGTGGTGATGAGCTCCCGAGGTTGAGACTT ACTGACAAGGACTCATCCCAAGAAAGGAGAAAGGTTACTCCATATTATGGTGGATTACAGAACCTGCAAATTGAAATGCCAAGATCTAGTTCAAAGAGGGAACACAGGAGTCCAATTTTTTACTATGATGAGAGAAGCAGTCCTCGGTATTCAAAAGAAAACTCCAGATATGGAGGCTATAGGAGAAGCCTTACACGCATTGAGGTTGTAGATGACAGAATTAAAGATGACAGACCTGGAATTCGTAGGCTCCCAAATGGAGATTCCAAGGCAGTTATCCAGTTTAGTCGCAGTCAAGAAAATTTAGAGAAGTCTTCTTTTGCAGTTGAATTTAATAATAAAGTTACAATCGGAAAAAATGAACCTACTCGAAGAGTTGAGGAGGATGTAAGAACCAATAAAGGAATAGACGCTGGTGGCTCTGATCAG AATGTTGTTCGTGTTAATCCCGTGGAAACTAAAAGAGACAACGTAGGGAGCCTAATTGATCTTGGCATCAGCTCTGAGCCTTCTGATGCTGCTGCCGCATCACAGACCCAACAGATGCCTTCATCTAACAATGACAAATGGAACGCCTTTGAGCCATCTTCAACGAAAAGCACATCAACAGCCCCCAATGCAAATACTCTGGAAGCTTTGCTTCTTGAATTATCAGTACCATCAACTGGAGCTGATAATAATCCAAATGATGGACCTGGAAATGCCCATACTCCAGCAACCGTTTCTGGAAGTACTCTTACACCAGATTTCACTATGGGGCAGACAGCACTACCAATCAGCGTTGAAGCTTCTGTAGCTGGGTCTAATGAAAGTGTAGTGTTGCAATCTTCTAATGCAAGCCCTCCGCAACTCACATCCAATAATGGTGGTGATATTGCACTAAAAGTCCTTAATGGACTACAGCTTCCAAGCACGCAGCAAAAACAGACTTTTGATTATCCTTCTGCAGATACTGGTTTGAATTCACAACTGATGACTCCAGCTGCTgttccaaattttgaa TGGACTTCTTCATCGGAATCAAATGCTCAAGGATATTCAAGTGTTTCAACTGACAAGATAGTTGCTCCTGATTCAAAACCAGCTCAGGGTACCACCAATGGAGTTGGATCCCAACCTCCATCTTCAGAAAAGAGCTCTTCTTGTGGAAGAAAGGAACTTCCTCTG GACCTTTTTACTGTTAACTACCCTCAAGTTCGCACCTCACATCCAGGTTGGCAGACTGGAACTCAACATGTCATGGGTCAAAACTTGCAGTATTATCCTACCCCAGTG GCTGCAAGACCAACAAACCCATTTGATCTCGATGATGAAAAGAGTAGATTTTACTCACAC AGTGCTCCCACTAGCATGCCCGCTCTTAGTGGCTCAACGCAGAGATATGGCTACCAACACGAAGCCCAATATTCAG